The genomic DNA AAGATGTCGATCTATCGAGGAAGGTTCAGGCAAAAGGGTTCAAAACCCTTTACTACCCATTCGTTACAGTGACCCACCATTGGGATCGCGCACCTTATTCGAGCACGAAGATGACGCTGGTAATGATTTGGAATGGCATCAAATACTTTAATAAATGGGGATGGAAGTTTCAATGATGAAGCGGCTGCTCGACCTTTCACTGGGATTGATTCTCGGTATTGTGTTCTTAATCCCAATTCTGTTTGTCGGCTTGTTAGTTCGGCTTACTTCCCGCGGATCAGCTTTGTACTGGTCAGAACGGGTCGGGAGGGGAAATAGTATCTTCAGGATGCCAAAGTTTCGCACTATGAAGACGAACACTCCTGCCGTTGCTACACATCTTCTCCATAATGCGGAACAATTTTTGACGCCAATCGGCGGCTTCCTGAGAAAGACCAGTCTCGATGAACTCCCTCAGCTTTTCAGCATCATCAAAGGCGACATGAGTTTCGTGGGGCCTCGACCGGCGCTATTTAACCAAGATGACCTCA from Geobacter sp. DSM 9736 includes the following:
- a CDS encoding glycosyltransferase; this encodes MLCRTSILKEVGGFDPRFFLFKDVDLSRKVQAKGFKTLYYPFVTVTHHWDRAPYSSTKMTLVMIWNGIKYFNKWGWKFQ
- a CDS encoding sugar transferase; translation: MKRLLDLSLGLILGIVFLIPILFVGLLVRLTSRGSALYWSERVGRGNSIFRMPKFRTMKTNTPAVATHLLHNAEQFLTPIGGFLRKTSLDELPQLFSIIKGDMSFVGPRPALFNQDDLISLRTQKGVHVLTPGLTGWAQINGRDELPITIKVKYDEYYLNNQSFLLDLKILLLTLVKVLRSEGVQH